In the Numida meleagris isolate 19003 breed g44 Domestic line chromosome 5, NumMel1.0, whole genome shotgun sequence genome, one interval contains:
- the SLC19A1 gene encoding folate transporter 1 has protein sequence MMVPRREPLSHHSAATMPQQDESKKPPVETAPEQRWKLQVFYLCFYGFMTQIRPGESFITPYLLGPDKNFTQVEVTNVITPVLTYSYMAVLVPIFLLTDYLRYKPVLVLQSLSHISIWLLLVLGTSILAMQLMEFFYGVTMAARIAYSSYIFSLVAPSRYQRMASYSRSSVLLGVFTSSVLGQLCVTLGSVSFLTLNYVSLGFVTFGLLLTLFLERPKRSLFFNRAKAACNGAVPTELDKMDSRDKTDSGDGGTVMGGWRQAVLCRMLREVCVVAKQSRLQLWSFWWIFNSAGYYLVLYYVQILWNDIYPARDNRRLYNGGVDAASTLLGAIASFAAGYLKIHWALRSALVIGVVTAIQAGLLLLMNTTGNIWLCYAAYVLFRGSYQFLVPIAIFQIATSLSKELCALVFGVNTFFGTMLKTVITIIVADKRGLGLSVHPQFYVYFGYFSLLALVYLLVAMVVVIRHSGHPQPPELIPTEGQLQEKSPEAAAMQA, from the exons ATGATGGTACCCAGGCGCGAGCCCCTGTCCCACCACAGTGCTGCCACCATGCCCCAGCAGGACGAGAGCAAGAAGCCACCTGTGGAGACGGCGCCAGAGCAGCGCTGGAAGCTGCAGGTCTTCTACCTGTGCTTCTATGGCTTCATGACGCAGATCCGGCCTGGGGAGAGCTTCATCACACCCTACCTGCTGGGACCCGACAAGAACTTCACGCAGGTGGAG GTGACTAACGTGATCACACCGGTGCTGACGTACTCCTACATGGCGGTGCTGGTGCCCATCTTCCTGCTGACAGACTACCTGCGCTACAAGccggtgctggtgctgcagagcctgaGCCACATCTCCATCTGGCtactgctggtgctgggcacctCCATTTTGGCCATGCAGCTGATGGAATTTTTCTACGGTGTCACCATGGCCGCACGCATCGCCTACTCCTCCTACATCTTCTCCCTTGTTGCACCGTCCCGCTACCAGCGCATGGCCAGCTACTCCCGCTCCTCCGTCCTCCTGGGCGTCTTcaccagctcagtgctggggcagctctgcgTTACGCTTGGCAGTGTTTCCTTCCTCACCCTCAACTACGTCTCGTTGGGCTTCGTCACCTTTGGCCTGCTCCTCACCCTCTTCCTGGAACGGCCCAAGCGCAGCCTCTTCTTCAACAGGGCCAAGGCGGCCTGCAATGGTGCTGTGCCCACTGAGCTGGATAAGATGGACAGTAGGGATAAGACAGACAGTGGGGACGGTGGCACGGTGATGGGGGGCTGGcgccaggctgtgctgtgccgcATGCTGCGGGAGGTGTGTGTGGTGGCCAAGCAGTCCCGGCTCCAGCTCTGGTCCTTCTGGTGGATCTTCAACTCAGCTGGCTATTACCTGGTGCTGTACTACGTGCAGATCCTCTGGAACGACATCTACCCAGCCAGGGACAACCGGCGGTTGTACAACGGTGGGGTGGATGCTGCCTCCACGCTGCTGG GAGCCATCGCCTCCTTTGCGGCCGGCTACTTGAAGATCCACTGGGCACTGCGGTCAGCACTGGTGATTGGGGTGGTGACAGCCatccaggcagggctgctgctacTCATGAACACCACCGGAAACATCTGGCTTTGCTACGCAGCCTATGTCCTCTTCCGTGGCTCCTACCAGTTTCTGGTTCCCATCGCCAT TTTCCAGATAGCTACCTCCTTATCCAAAGAGCTCTGCGCCCTTGTCTTTGGAGTCAACACATTCTTTGGCACCATGCTGAAGACTGTCATCACCATCATTGTGGCTGACAAGAGGGGCTTGGGCCTTTCTGTGCACCCCCAG TTCTATGTCTACTTTGGCTACTTTTCACTGCTGGCACTGGTCTACCTGCTGGTGGCCATGGTGGTGGTCATCCGGCACAGCGGCCACCCACAGCCACCAGAGCTGATCCCCACTGAGGGGCAACTGCAGGAGAAGAGCCCTGAGGCAGCGGCCATGCAAGCCTGA